In one Streptomyces venezuelae genomic region, the following are encoded:
- a CDS encoding SDR family oxidoreductase encodes MTHHDTAGGADGPPGLPPPPPLGATALPPGTYDGTVVLVTGGGTGLGKAVAAEFARLGADLVIASRKADRLRAARDELAALGGRVTTAVCDIRDADRVAEVFDAARAAYGMPGVLVNNAAANFPVPAEDMSPGAWRSVVDITLTGTFLMTREFGRRHLAAGTPGSVIDIGASYAWTGGPGFAHSAAAKAGVKSLVETLAVEWGPYGIQVNGLVPGLMPHDDMTADIRGNLDPAGSLAARQPALRVGLPRELGWAATFLASPYARFITGHTLVVDGANWQRRGLVGSRVVTVREQMGRAPFDGGAGAGQRTSASPTSPRTPPAGPPPSPCTPPGSPPT; translated from the coding sequence ATGACGCACCACGACACCGCGGGCGGGGCCGACGGGCCGCCCGGACTGCCTCCGCCTCCCCCGCTGGGTGCCACCGCGCTGCCACCGGGCACGTACGACGGCACGGTCGTCCTCGTCACGGGCGGCGGGACGGGGCTCGGCAAGGCCGTCGCCGCGGAGTTCGCGCGGCTGGGCGCCGACCTGGTGATCGCGAGCCGCAAGGCGGACCGGCTCAGGGCCGCGCGGGACGAACTGGCCGCGCTGGGCGGGCGCGTGACCACGGCGGTCTGCGACATCCGGGACGCCGATCGTGTCGCCGAGGTCTTCGACGCGGCGCGGGCGGCCTACGGGATGCCGGGGGTCCTGGTGAACAACGCCGCCGCCAACTTCCCCGTACCCGCCGAGGACATGTCGCCGGGCGCCTGGCGATCCGTCGTGGACATCACGCTCACCGGCACGTTCCTGATGACGCGCGAGTTCGGCCGCCGTCACCTGGCCGCGGGCACCCCCGGCTCGGTCATCGACATCGGGGCGTCGTACGCGTGGACGGGCGGCCCCGGGTTCGCGCACAGCGCGGCGGCCAAGGCCGGGGTGAAGAGCCTGGTGGAGACCCTCGCGGTGGAGTGGGGGCCGTACGGCATCCAGGTCAACGGGCTGGTGCCGGGGCTGATGCCGCACGACGACATGACCGCCGACATCCGCGGCAACCTGGATCCCGCCGGATCACTGGCCGCCCGCCAGCCCGCCCTCCGTGTCGGGCTGCCCCGGGAACTGGGCTGGGCCGCCACGTTCTTGGCCTCCCCGTACGCCCGCTTCATCACCGGCCACACGCTGGTGGTCGACGGCGCGAACTGGCAGCGCAGAGGGCTGGTCGGGTCGCGGGTGGTGACGGTGCGGGAGCAGATGGGGAGGGCGCCGTTCGACGGCGGCGCGGGTGCCGGTCAACGGACCTCTGCTTCCCCTACTTCCCCTCGAACGCCGCCGGCCGGCCCGCCGCCTTCGCCCTGTACCCCTCCCGGGAGTCCTCCGACGTGA
- a CDS encoding NAD(P)-binding domain-containing protein: protein MNRIGIIGVGEIGRAMVDGLCDGVQEPPEIHLSPRGARTAAELASRYPGVRVCADNQEVADRAELVILAVRPQDRTEALEGLRVGDDKVVLSVMAGVGVDEVRDLLGTAAPVVRAIPLPAVRERRSVTVTFPSHPAVDALFDGLGGALPVADEADFAVFSTLTGTLSAHYAYLATLTDWAARQGVPAEEADRYVRGLFQAVGRALGDGTRSPKQLAGDHETPGGSNERIRTTWFDGGNAESLTKALDALLAHLR from the coding sequence GTGAACCGCATCGGGATCATCGGCGTGGGCGAGATCGGCCGGGCCATGGTGGACGGCTTGTGCGACGGTGTCCAGGAACCGCCGGAGATCCACCTCTCCCCGCGCGGGGCCCGAACGGCCGCCGAGCTGGCGAGCCGGTACCCCGGCGTACGGGTGTGCGCGGACAACCAGGAGGTCGCGGACCGCGCCGAGCTGGTGATCCTCGCCGTCCGCCCCCAGGACCGTACCGAGGCCCTCGAAGGACTGCGGGTCGGCGACGACAAGGTCGTGCTCAGCGTCATGGCGGGCGTCGGCGTCGACGAGGTGCGCGACCTGCTCGGCACCGCCGCCCCCGTGGTGCGCGCCATCCCGCTGCCCGCCGTGCGCGAACGCCGCTCCGTCACCGTGACCTTCCCGTCCCACCCGGCCGTCGACGCCCTCTTCGACGGGCTCGGCGGCGCGCTGCCGGTGGCGGACGAGGCGGACTTCGCCGTGTTCTCCACGCTGACGGGCACGTTGAGCGCGCACTACGCGTACCTGGCGACCCTCACCGACTGGGCCGCCCGGCAGGGCGTTCCCGCCGAGGAGGCCGACCGTTACGTCCGCGGCCTCTTCCAGGCCGTCGGACGGGCGCTGGGCGACGGGACGCGCTCGCCGAAGCAGCTGGCGGGCGACCACGAGACGCCCGGCGGAAGCAACGAGCGCATCCGCACCACGTGGTTCGACGGGGGCAACGCCGAGTCCCTCACCAAGGCACTCGACGCGCTCCTCGCCCACCTCCGGTAG